TTGCCGTGCGCTACGCCCCGCTCATGCTCCTGGGTTCGGCTCGCACGTGGTTGAacatcgtggtgaagaccaagcagcaccttATGCTCCTTGACGACCTAAAGGAGACCTTTGCCAATCTGCATGAGTAGCAGATCAAGCTCAAcctggagaagtgcgtcttcggcgtgccAGCCGGGAAGTTGCTCGGCTTCCTTGTCTCGGAGCGCGGCATTGAGgcaaacccggagaagatcaaggccatcgagcgcatgggcaagccaacccagctccacttcgccgcctccaacaacgtcgcagagtacgaagcccttgtgcacggcctccgacttgccaaggaactcggcgtCCGGCGCGTCCTATGCTatggtgactcggatctggtggtgCAGTAGTGTTTCGGCGAGTGGGACGTCCGGAATGCCAACATGGCCAACTACCGTTTTCTGGTCCAGCAACTCTCCAACACCTTCAACGgctgcgagttccttcacgtctCGCGCGCAGAGAACGAAGCCGCCGACACGCTAGCCAAGATTGGCTCATCTCGGCAGGTCATACCGTTCGGCGTCTCCCTCGAGCACTTGCACAAGCCATTTGTCAAGCGGTCTCCGGATTCCGAGTCCATCTTCATACCAGACGAGCCTGCAACGCCCCTCCCCAACCCGGACCCGGGGGCTGCCGGTCCAAGCTCGGGGGCTGCCGGCCCCAACCCTGTCCCGGTGGCTGCGGAACTCGGCCCGGGGACTACTGAACCTGGCCCGGGGGCTGCTGTGCTCAACCCGGCCGCCGTTACCCCTAACCCGGGGGTTGCTACCTCCAGCTCGGGGGCTGTCATCCCAGAACCCGTCCAGGTGGCTGTCTTCACCGTGGTGAcggctccatcatgggcccaaccaaTCTTAGCATTCCTGGAGAGCGGAGTCCTTCCCATGGACGAAACCAAGGCCCGCCAAGTGCAACGCCGGGCAACCGCCTACAGCATGACCAACAACAAGCTCGTCAAGCGCAGCGCGACAAGCGTGTTCCAGTGCTGCGTCGAGCCAGACAAGGGCATAGAGATCCTCCTTGACATACATCAGGGCGAGTGTGGGCACCACGCCACCTCCAAGTCCCTGGTGGCCAAGgccttccgccatggtttctactggcctagggggcaggctgttcaaccacgtGTGAGCCGAAACCAGGAGCATGAGTGGGGCATAGCACACGGCAAGGTGGCGGTTGCCTCCCGTGACGACGATGGCGATGGTATAACCGatgagccagtcctccggcttgaCGGTGCCattgtacttgggggtgtcgcggggCTGCGTGAACCCTTTGTGGAAGGGCTCATCCCGGATGCATGAGCGGAAACAAGAAGGACCAACGGCATTGTCTTCTTCCAGCTCGAAGGGGAGGGCGAGCTGGTCGAGGCGATGGCGAGCGTCTACATCGTCGATGGCGCGCGGGCCCAGCCGGCTTGCAACAGGACCACGAGGCACCGGGTTGGCCGAAGCCGGGTTGCCATGCCGGCCTGACAGCGGGGGAGGGTCTTGCTTGTGCCGGTCTCCGGCAGCCGGCTCGTTGCCAAGGCCGTCTCCAACAGTCAAGGCGCGGGCGTGCCGGGTTCGTGTCTGGTCGGAGTGAGCTTTGTTTGGGTGCGGGGAAGACGCCGTGTTCTGCTGCTCGCGCTCAGGGTCTCTGGTGCGGTGCGAGACTGATCCCGTAGGACGGTCGAAGCGGTCCTGTTGCATGTTCGCAGCGCCGAGAAGCTCGGTCATGCGCTGTAGACGCTCCTGCAGCTCTTCGCCCTGTAGCTGCTCCAAGCCAACAGTGGccgttgatgtctactatgcaactttattcttgtagactcgtgttgggcctccaagcgcagagtttt
This genomic window from Aegilops tauschii subsp. strangulata cultivar AL8/78 chromosome 4, Aet v6.0, whole genome shotgun sequence contains:
- the LOC109741914 gene encoding uncharacterized protein; translated protein: MANYRFLVQQLSNTFNGCEFLHVSRAENEAADTLAKIGSSRQVIPFGVSLEHLHKPFVKRSPDSESIFIPDEPATPLPNPDPGAAGPSSGAAGPNPVPVAAELGPGTTEPGPGAAVLNPAAVTPNPGVATSSSGAVIPEPVQVAVFTVVTAPSWAQPILAFLESGVLPMDETKARQVQRRATAYSMTNNKLVKRSATSVFQCCVEPDKGIEILLDIHQGECGHHATSKSLVAKAFRHAYNHCI